The Vicia villosa cultivar HV-30 ecotype Madison, WI linkage group LG1, Vvil1.0, whole genome shotgun sequence genome includes a region encoding these proteins:
- the LOC131637075 gene encoding uncharacterized protein LOC131637075 isoform X1, whose product MGTNNKKLGGSETIYQEMVEDEVKATHKLPVGPMHKLIAENTKSNSLVMKKPNLVIPAHIIAEAISTIRDIDLRWSGPITQKEMEYVEQYVIAKYPEYANLIEGDGSGIDMSSFIINEEPSELPMSDALRKSPRSPSFGSNLPEMDRTQLEPSRLLDVINKKSSFPGSFISIPEIQAQNKVLKHCGLPDDEYLVLFTPSYKDAMMLVGESYPFVKGNYYMTILGEEQEDYIKEFASFKESRVLIAPKTWLDLRIRGSQLSQNFRRKCKISPKGLFAYVADVNGTMHWVSEAHRNYWHVLLDASEMVVGKDRLHVGLHRPDFLVCSLDNTNSSPAKITCLLVRKKSFDTSNTSS is encoded by the exons ATGGGAACAAACAACAAGAAGCTTGGAGGATCTGAG ACAATATATCAGGAAATGGTAGAAGATGAAGTTAAGGCCACTCATAAACTTCCTGTTGGACCTATGCACAAATTGATAGCAGAGAATACCAAGTCAAACAGTTTAGTCATGAAG AAACCGAATTTGGTGATTCCGGCTCATATCATAGCGGAAGCAATATCAACTATCCGCGACATCGACCTAAGATGGTCAGGTCCAATCACGCAGAAAGAAATGGAATATGTAGAACAATATGTCATAGCGAAGTATCCGGAATATGCGAATCTCATTGAAGGAGATGGAAGTGGAATAGACATGTCAAGTTTCATCATCAATGAGGAGCCTTCAGAATTACCAATGTCAGATGCTCTAAGAAAATCACCACGGTCGCCTTCATTCGGAAGCAACCTACCTGAAATGGATAGAACGCAGCTGGAACCATCAAGACTACTTGATGTTATCAACAAGAAATCCTCCTTTCCGGGAAGTTTCATCTCGATCCCGGAAATTCAAGCTCAAAATAAAGTTTTGAAGCATTGCGGTTTACCAGACGACGAATACTTGGTTCTTTTTACTCCGAGTTACAAAGATGCTATGATGTTGGTTGGAGAAAGTTACCCTTTTGTTAAGGGAAACTACTACATGACTATTCTTGGTGAAGAACAAGAGGATTATATAAAAGAGTTTGCTTCTTTTAAGGAGTCTAGGGTTCTTATAGCGCCAAAGACATGGCTTGATTTGAGGATTAGAGGCTCTCAGTTAAGTCAAAATTTTAGGAGGAAATGTAAGATTAGTCCAAAAGGGCTATTTGCTTATGTAGCAGATGTGAATGGGACAATGCATTGGGTTTCTGAGGCTCATAGGAACTATTGGCATGTTTTGCTTGATGCATCTGAAATGGTTGTGGGAAAAGATAGGTTACATGTTGGACTTCATAGGCCTGATTTCTTAGTATGTTCTCTTGATAACACAAATTCCAGTCCTGCAAAAATCACTTGTCTTTTGGTTAGAAAGAAAAGTTTTGACACCTCCAATACTTCATCTTAG
- the LOC131637075 gene encoding uncharacterized protein LOC131637075 isoform X2 has protein sequence MGTNNKKLGGSEEMVEDEVKATHKLPVGPMHKLIAENTKSNSLVMKKPNLVIPAHIIAEAISTIRDIDLRWSGPITQKEMEYVEQYVIAKYPEYANLIEGDGSGIDMSSFIINEEPSELPMSDALRKSPRSPSFGSNLPEMDRTQLEPSRLLDVINKKSSFPGSFISIPEIQAQNKVLKHCGLPDDEYLVLFTPSYKDAMMLVGESYPFVKGNYYMTILGEEQEDYIKEFASFKESRVLIAPKTWLDLRIRGSQLSQNFRRKCKISPKGLFAYVADVNGTMHWVSEAHRNYWHVLLDASEMVVGKDRLHVGLHRPDFLVCSLDNTNSSPAKITCLLVRKKSFDTSNTSS, from the exons ATGGGAACAAACAACAAGAAGCTTGGAGGATCTGAG GAAATGGTAGAAGATGAAGTTAAGGCCACTCATAAACTTCCTGTTGGACCTATGCACAAATTGATAGCAGAGAATACCAAGTCAAACAGTTTAGTCATGAAG AAACCGAATTTGGTGATTCCGGCTCATATCATAGCGGAAGCAATATCAACTATCCGCGACATCGACCTAAGATGGTCAGGTCCAATCACGCAGAAAGAAATGGAATATGTAGAACAATATGTCATAGCGAAGTATCCGGAATATGCGAATCTCATTGAAGGAGATGGAAGTGGAATAGACATGTCAAGTTTCATCATCAATGAGGAGCCTTCAGAATTACCAATGTCAGATGCTCTAAGAAAATCACCACGGTCGCCTTCATTCGGAAGCAACCTACCTGAAATGGATAGAACGCAGCTGGAACCATCAAGACTACTTGATGTTATCAACAAGAAATCCTCCTTTCCGGGAAGTTTCATCTCGATCCCGGAAATTCAAGCTCAAAATAAAGTTTTGAAGCATTGCGGTTTACCAGACGACGAATACTTGGTTCTTTTTACTCCGAGTTACAAAGATGCTATGATGTTGGTTGGAGAAAGTTACCCTTTTGTTAAGGGAAACTACTACATGACTATTCTTGGTGAAGAACAAGAGGATTATATAAAAGAGTTTGCTTCTTTTAAGGAGTCTAGGGTTCTTATAGCGCCAAAGACATGGCTTGATTTGAGGATTAGAGGCTCTCAGTTAAGTCAAAATTTTAGGAGGAAATGTAAGATTAGTCCAAAAGGGCTATTTGCTTATGTAGCAGATGTGAATGGGACAATGCATTGGGTTTCTGAGGCTCATAGGAACTATTGGCATGTTTTGCTTGATGCATCTGAAATGGTTGTGGGAAAAGATAGGTTACATGTTGGACTTCATAGGCCTGATTTCTTAGTATGTTCTCTTGATAACACAAATTCCAGTCCTGCAAAAATCACTTGTCTTTTGGTTAGAAAGAAAAGTTTTGACACCTCCAATACTTCATCTTAG
- the LOC131630865 gene encoding glucuronoxylan 4-O-methyltransferase 2: protein MPPDILYFRPLVQFSHPLITQTHQNPPSIFHKYQKVTKEMILTKKKLIPIFVLILSIISVLRILSLTLKTSSSSSASTSPSFSYTNESSLHPKISHNITTTFNEKEFKVLINIISLKSACNLLIFGFQPQFLVLSSMNKAGSTVFLDDNNLDRTTATATNSNNNTQIHNFNYNVPTKEAYKLLKHARNNPACAPDPSYLQASKCNLALKNLPAIVYEKTWDVILVDGPSGDSAESPGRMASIYTAGVLARGGNVSDVIVHDVNRMVEKWFSWEFLCDENLLYSKGKLWHFRIRGNLNSTTFCSVTDRVST, encoded by the coding sequence ATGCCCCCTGATATTCTTTATTTTCGTCCTCTTGTTCAATTTTCACACCCTCTCATAACTCAAACACATCAAAATCCACCTTCTATATTTCACAAATACCAAAAAGTAACAAAAGAGATGATTCTCACAAAAAAGAAACTCATCCCTATCTTTGTTTTGATCCTCTCAATCATTTCAGTCCTCAGAATTCTTAGCCTCACTCTCaaaacttcttcatcttcttctgctTCTACTTCTCCATCTTTTTCATATACAAATGAATCATCCTTGCATCCAAAAATATCTCACAACATCACAACTACCTTCAACGAGAAAGAATTCAaagttttaataaatataatctcTCTTAAATCAGCATGCAACCTTCTCATATTTGGTTTTCAACCTCAGTTCCTTGTCCTTTCATCAATGAACAAAGCCGGTAGCACCGTCTTTCTCGACGATAATAACCTCGACAGAACAACAGCAACagcaacaaactccaacaacaacaCTCAAATACACAATTTCAACTACAATGTGCCAACAAAAGAAGCCTATAAACTCCTCAAACATGCAAGAAACAATCCAGCATGTGCACCAGACCCAAGTTACCTACAAGCATCAAAATGCAATCTTGCATTGAAAAATTTGCCTGCAATAGTGTATGAGAAGACTTGGGATGTCATACTCGTGGATGGACCGAGTGGCGATTCGGCCGAGTCACCGGGGAGAATGGCATCCATTTATACTGCTGGTGTACTTGCTAGAGGTGGGAATGTTTCAGATGTAATAGTACATGATGTAAATAGAATGGTAGAGAAATGGTTTTCTTGGGAGTTTCTTTGTGATGAGAATTTGTTGTATTCTAAAGGGAAGCTATGGCATTTCAGAATTAGAGGTAATTTGAATTCTACTACATTCTGCTCTGTGACAGACAGGGTGAGTACATAA
- the LOC131637051 gene encoding E3 ubiquitin-protein ligase At1g12760-like isoform X1 produces MATTTADPTPLIGSSSDESNSGRRILRTPSLRQAARFLRQASGRRLMREPSMMVRETAAEQLEERQSDWAYSKPVVILDILWNLAFIIVAATVMILSRDENPSTPLRLWILGYALQCVLHTVCVCFEYRRRVRMREQADTNGGGSAVGSGGSGDLGFGSMDGSGHYVNVSQYGDDGSTSSWPKHLESANTMFSFIWWVIGFYWVSADGHDLINDSPMLYWLCIVFLGFDVFFVVFCIALACIIGLAVCCCLPCIIALLYAVADQEGATKEDIEQLSKFKFQRKSKDKLAGNTQGPVGGIMTECRADSPIEHVLADEDAECCICLSAYDDGVELRQLPCGHHFHCGCVDKWLHINATCPLCKYDILKSSTYGREEV; encoded by the exons ATGGCCACGACAACCGCGGATCCGACGCCGTTGATCGGAAGTTCCTCCGACGAGTCAAACTCCGGGCGGCGAATTCTCCGTACGCCGAGTCTCCGTCAAGCGGCGCGGTTTTTAAGACAAGCGAGTGGGCGGAGGCTGATGCGCGAGCCGTCGATGATGGTGAGGGAGACCGCGGCGGAGCAATTGGAAGAGAGACAAAGCGATTGGGCTTATTCGAAGCCGGTGGTGATCCTTGACATTTTATGGAACTTGGCGTTCATTATTGTGGCTGCTACTGTGATGATTTTGAGCCGGGATGAAAATCCCAGTACGCCTCTTAGGTTGTGGATTTTAGGGTATGCGCTACAGTGTGTGCTTCATACTGTGTGTGTTTGTTTTGAGTATAGGAGAAGGGTGAGGATGCGGGAACAGGCGGATACAAATGGTGGTGGTAGCGCGGTTGGGAGTGGTGGTAGTGGGGATTTGGGATTTGGTTCAATGGATGGTTCTGGACATTATGTGAATGTATCGCAATATGGGGATGATGGTTCTACAAG TAGTTGGCCAAAGCATTTGGAATCAGCcaacacaatgttttcttttatttggtGGGTCATTGGATTCTATTGGGTATCAGCGGATGGTCATGATTTGATCAATGATTCTCCTATGCTTTACTG GTTATGTATTGTCTTCTTGGGGTTTGATGTTTTTTTTGTCGTTTTCTGTATTGCGCTGGCATGCATCATTGGTCTTGCTGTTTGCTGCTGTCTTCCGTGTATTATTGCGCTTCTGTATGCCGTTGCAGACCAG GAAGGGGCAACAAAAGAAGACATTGAGCAGTTATCAAAATTCAAATTCCAAAGAAAAAGTAAGGATAAGCTTGCTGGTAATACACAAGGACCTGTTGGAGGAATAATGACTGAATGTCGAGCTGATTCCCCAATTGAACATGTGCTTGCTGATGAGGATGCG GAATGTTGCATCTGCCTTTCTGCCTATGATGATGGTGTTGAACTAAGACAACTTCCTTGTGGTCACCATTTTCACTGTGGCTGTGTGGACAAATGGCTGCACATTAATGCGACTTGCCCCCTCTGCAAGTATGACATTTTGAAAAGTAGCACCTATGGTCGAGAGGAAGTGTAG
- the LOC131637051 gene encoding E3 ubiquitin-protein ligase At1g12760-like isoform X3: protein MATTTADPTPLIGSSSDESNSGRRILRTPSLRQAARFLRQASGRRLMREPSMMVRETAAEQLEERQSDWAYSKPVVILDILWNLAFIIVAATVMILSRDENPSTPLRLWILGYALQCVLHTVCVCFEYRRRVRMREQADTNGGGSAVGSGGSGDLGFGSMDGSGHYVNVSQYGDDGSTSWPKHLESANTMFSFIWWVIGFYWVSADGHDLINDSPMLYWLCIVFLGFDVFFVVFCIALACIIGLAVCCCLPCIIALLYAVADQEGATKEDIEQLSKFKFQRKSKDKLAGNTQGPVGGIMTECRADSPIEHVLADEDAECCICLSAYDDGVELRQLPCGHHFHCGCVDKWLHINATCPLCKYDILKSSTYGREEV, encoded by the exons ATGGCCACGACAACCGCGGATCCGACGCCGTTGATCGGAAGTTCCTCCGACGAGTCAAACTCCGGGCGGCGAATTCTCCGTACGCCGAGTCTCCGTCAAGCGGCGCGGTTTTTAAGACAAGCGAGTGGGCGGAGGCTGATGCGCGAGCCGTCGATGATGGTGAGGGAGACCGCGGCGGAGCAATTGGAAGAGAGACAAAGCGATTGGGCTTATTCGAAGCCGGTGGTGATCCTTGACATTTTATGGAACTTGGCGTTCATTATTGTGGCTGCTACTGTGATGATTTTGAGCCGGGATGAAAATCCCAGTACGCCTCTTAGGTTGTGGATTTTAGGGTATGCGCTACAGTGTGTGCTTCATACTGTGTGTGTTTGTTTTGAGTATAGGAGAAGGGTGAGGATGCGGGAACAGGCGGATACAAATGGTGGTGGTAGCGCGGTTGGGAGTGGTGGTAGTGGGGATTTGGGATTTGGTTCAATGGATGGTTCTGGACATTATGTGAATGTATCGCAATATGGGGATGATGGTTCTACAAG TTGGCCAAAGCATTTGGAATCAGCcaacacaatgttttcttttatttggtGGGTCATTGGATTCTATTGGGTATCAGCGGATGGTCATGATTTGATCAATGATTCTCCTATGCTTTACTG GTTATGTATTGTCTTCTTGGGGTTTGATGTTTTTTTTGTCGTTTTCTGTATTGCGCTGGCATGCATCATTGGTCTTGCTGTTTGCTGCTGTCTTCCGTGTATTATTGCGCTTCTGTATGCCGTTGCAGACCAG GAAGGGGCAACAAAAGAAGACATTGAGCAGTTATCAAAATTCAAATTCCAAAGAAAAAGTAAGGATAAGCTTGCTGGTAATACACAAGGACCTGTTGGAGGAATAATGACTGAATGTCGAGCTGATTCCCCAATTGAACATGTGCTTGCTGATGAGGATGCG GAATGTTGCATCTGCCTTTCTGCCTATGATGATGGTGTTGAACTAAGACAACTTCCTTGTGGTCACCATTTTCACTGTGGCTGTGTGGACAAATGGCTGCACATTAATGCGACTTGCCCCCTCTGCAAGTATGACATTTTGAAAAGTAGCACCTATGGTCGAGAGGAAGTGTAG
- the LOC131637090 gene encoding replication factor C subunit 2, giving the protein MASSSSTNSANYDVPWVEKYRPSKVVDIVGNEDAVSRLQVIARDGNMPNLILSGPPGTGKTTSILALAHELLGPNYREAVLELNASDDRGIDVVRNKIKMFAQKKVTLPPGRHKVVILDEADSMTSGAQQALRRTMEIYSNSTRFALACNTSAKIIEPIQSRCAIVRFSRLSDQEILGRLMVVVQAEKVPYVPEGLEAIIFTADGDMRQGLNNLQATYSGFQFVNQANVFKVCDQPHPLHVKNMVRNVIEGNFDEACSGLKQLYDLGYSPTDIITTLFRIIKSYDMAEYLKLEFMKETGFAHMRICDGVGSYLQMCGLLAKFSLVRETAKAP; this is encoded by the exons ATGGCATCATCATCCTCCACCAACAGCGCAAACTACGACGTGCCGTGGGTTGAGAAGTACCGTCCCAGCAAGGTCGTCGACATCGTCGGCAATGAAGACGCCGTCTCCCGTCTTCAAGTCATCGCTCGTGACGGCAACATGCCCAACCTCATTTTATCA GGTCCTCCTGGAACTGGAAAAACCACTAGTATACTCGCCCTTGCGCACGAGCTTCTCGGTCCTAATTATAGAGAAGCTGTTCTTGAACTAAATGCATCAGATGATAG aGGAATAGATGTTGTGAGGAACAAGATCAAGATGTTTGCTCAAAAGAAAGTAACACTTCCTCCGGGGAGACACAAAGTTGTTATACTCGACGAAGCTGACAG TATGACATCTGGAGCACAACAAGCTTTAAGAAGGACGATGGAGATATATTCTAATTCTACTCGTTTCGCGCTTGCTTGTAATACATCGGCTAAGATTATTGAGCCAATTCAGAGTAGGTGTGCAATTGTGAGATTTTCAAGACTATCTGATCAAGAGATACTTGGTCGTCTCATGGTCGTGGTTCAAGCTGAGAAG GTTCCCTACGTCCCTGAAGGACTCGAGGCTATCATTTTCACTGCTGATGGTGATATGAGACAGGGATTGAACAACTTGCAAGCAACATACAGTGGGTTTCAGTTTGTAAACCAAGCAAATGTTTTCAAG GTTTGTGACCAGCCACACCCACTGCATGTGAAGAATATGGTGCGCAATGTAATTGAAGGGAATTTCGATGAGGCTTGTTCCGGCCTCAAGCAATTGTATGACTTGGGATATTCGCCTACAGATATCATCACCACACTTTTTCGTATCATAAAAAGTTATGATATGGCAGAGTACTTGAAATTAGAATTCATGAAG GAAACTGGATTTGCTCATATGAGGATTTGTGACGGAGTTGGTTCTTATCTTCAGATGTGTGGTCTACTGGCCAAGTTTTCTCTAGTTCGCGAAACTGCTAAAGCTCCATGA
- the LOC131637051 gene encoding E3 ubiquitin-protein ligase At1g12760-like isoform X2, producing MATTTADPTPLIGSSSDESNSGRRILRTPSLRQAARFLRQASGRRLMREPSMMVRETAAEQLEERQSDWAYSKPVVILDILWNLAFIIVAATVMILSRDENPSTPLRLWILGYALQCVLHTVCVCFEYRRRVRMREQADTNGGGSAVGSGGSGDLGFGSMDGSGHYVNVSQYGDDGSTSSWPKHLESANTMFSFIWWVIGFYWVSADGHDLINDSPMLYWLCIVFLGFDVFFVVFCIALACIIGLAVCCCLPCIIALLYAVADQARATKEDIEQLSKFKFQRKSKDKLAGNTQGPVGGIMTECRADSPIEHVLADEDAECCICLSAYDDGVELRQLPCGHHFHCGCVDKWLHINATCPLCKYDILKSSTYGREEV from the exons ATGGCCACGACAACCGCGGATCCGACGCCGTTGATCGGAAGTTCCTCCGACGAGTCAAACTCCGGGCGGCGAATTCTCCGTACGCCGAGTCTCCGTCAAGCGGCGCGGTTTTTAAGACAAGCGAGTGGGCGGAGGCTGATGCGCGAGCCGTCGATGATGGTGAGGGAGACCGCGGCGGAGCAATTGGAAGAGAGACAAAGCGATTGGGCTTATTCGAAGCCGGTGGTGATCCTTGACATTTTATGGAACTTGGCGTTCATTATTGTGGCTGCTACTGTGATGATTTTGAGCCGGGATGAAAATCCCAGTACGCCTCTTAGGTTGTGGATTTTAGGGTATGCGCTACAGTGTGTGCTTCATACTGTGTGTGTTTGTTTTGAGTATAGGAGAAGGGTGAGGATGCGGGAACAGGCGGATACAAATGGTGGTGGTAGCGCGGTTGGGAGTGGTGGTAGTGGGGATTTGGGATTTGGTTCAATGGATGGTTCTGGACATTATGTGAATGTATCGCAATATGGGGATGATGGTTCTACAAG TAGTTGGCCAAAGCATTTGGAATCAGCcaacacaatgttttcttttatttggtGGGTCATTGGATTCTATTGGGTATCAGCGGATGGTCATGATTTGATCAATGATTCTCCTATGCTTTACTG GTTATGTATTGTCTTCTTGGGGTTTGATGTTTTTTTTGTCGTTTTCTGTATTGCGCTGGCATGCATCATTGGTCTTGCTGTTTGCTGCTGTCTTCCGTGTATTATTGCGCTTCTGTATGCCGTTGCAGACCAGGCAA GGGCAACAAAAGAAGACATTGAGCAGTTATCAAAATTCAAATTCCAAAGAAAAAGTAAGGATAAGCTTGCTGGTAATACACAAGGACCTGTTGGAGGAATAATGACTGAATGTCGAGCTGATTCCCCAATTGAACATGTGCTTGCTGATGAGGATGCG GAATGTTGCATCTGCCTTTCTGCCTATGATGATGGTGTTGAACTAAGACAACTTCCTTGTGGTCACCATTTTCACTGTGGCTGTGTGGACAAATGGCTGCACATTAATGCGACTTGCCCCCTCTGCAAGTATGACATTTTGAAAAGTAGCACCTATGGTCGAGAGGAAGTGTAG